From a region of the Tursiops truncatus isolate mTurTru1 chromosome 2, mTurTru1.mat.Y, whole genome shotgun sequence genome:
- the PARP2 gene encoding poly [ADP-ribose] polymerase 2 isoform X1, with the protein MAARRRRGTGGSRARAERVNNGKTATEDPPPAKKIRKCQKMKKEPVAGGKADNDGTENKQESVKTLLLKGKAPVDPECTAKVGKAHVYCEGNDIYDVMLNQTNLQFNNNKYYLIQLLEDDAQRNFCVWMRWGRVGKMGQHSLVACSGDLNKAKEIFQKKFLDKTKNNWEDREKFEKVPGKYDMLQMDYTTNTQSEEETNKGESLKSQLKPESQLDLRVQELIKLICNVQAMEEMMVEMKYDTKKAPLGKLTVAQIKAGYQSLKKIEDCIRAGQHGRALMEACNEFYTRIPHDFGLRTPPLIRTEKELSDKVQLLEALGDIEIAIKLVRTELQSPEHPLDQHYRKLHCALHPLDHESYEFKVISQYLQSTHAPTHSDYTMTLLDVFEVEKEGEKEAFREDLHNRMLLWHGSRLSNWVGILSHGLRIAPPEAPITGYMFGKGIYFADMSSKSANYCFATRLKDTGLLLLSEVALGQCNELLGANPEAEGLLQGKHSTKGLGKMAPSPTCAITLNGSTVPLGPASDTGILNPEGYTLNYNEFIVYNPNQVHMRYLLKVRFNFLQLW; encoded by the exons ATGGCAGCTCGGCGGCGGCGGGGGACAGGCGGAAGCCGGGCGCGAG CTGAAAGAGTTAATAATGGCAAAACAGCTACAGAAGACCCTCCACCTGCAAAGAAAATTCGAAAATGCCAGAAGATGAAAAAGGAGCCTGTGGCTGGAGGAAAGGCTGATAATGACGGGACGGAAAACAAGCAAG AGTCTGTAAAGACCTTGCTGTTAAAGGGCAAAGCTCCAGTGGACCCAGAGTGCACAGCCAAGGTGGGGAAG gCCCATGTATACTGTGAAGGAAATGATATCTATGATGTCATGCTAAATCAG ACCAATCTCCAGTTCAACAACAACAAGTATTATCTGATCCAGCTGTTAGAAGATGATGCACAGAGGAACTTCTGTGTTTGGATGAGATGGGGCCGAG TTGGAAAAATGGGGCAGCACAGCTTGGTGGCTTGTTCTGGGGACCTCAACAAGGCCAAGGAAATCTTTCAAAAGAA ATTCcttgacaaaacaaaaaataattgggAGGATCGTGAGAAGTTTGAGAAGGTGCCTGGAAAATATGATATGCTACAAATGGACTATACCACCAATACTCAG agTGAAGAGGAAACAAATAAAGGTGAATCTCTCAAATCCCAGTTGAAACCAGAGTCACAGCTAGATCTTCGTGTACAGGAGCTGATAAAGTTGATCTGTAATGTCCAGGCCATGGAAGAGATGATGGTAGAAATGAAATATGATACCAAGAAAGCCCCACTTG GGAAGCTGACAGTGGCACAAATCAAGGCAGGTTACCAGTCTCTTAAGAAGATTGAGGATTGTATTCGGGCTGGCCAGCATGGACGAGCTCTCATGGAAGCATGCAATGAATTCTACACCAGAATACCACATGACTTTGG ACTCCGTACCCCTCCATTAATCCGGACAGAGAAAGAGTTGTCAGACAAAGTACAGCTACTAGAG GCTTTGGGAGACATTGAAATTGCCATTAAACTGGTGAGGACAGAACTGCAGAGCCCAGAACACCCACTGGACCAACACTATAGAAAACTACATTGTGCTTTGCACCCTTTAGACCATGAGAGTTATGAGTTCAAA GTGATTTCCCAGTACCTGCAGTCTACGCATGCTCCCACACACAGTGACTATACCATGACCTTGCTGGATGTATTTGAAGTAGAGAAGGAGGGTGAGAAAGAAGCCTTCAGAGAGGACCTTCATAACAG GATGCTGCTATGGCATGGTTCCAGGCTGAGTAACTGGGTGGGAATCCTGAGCCACGGGCTTCGAATCGCCCCACCTGAGGCTCCCATCACAGGTTACATG TTTGGAAAAGGAATCTACTTTGCTGACATGTCTTCCAAGAGTGCCAATTACTGCTTTGCCACTCGCCTAAAGGATACTGGACTGCTGCTCCTGTCAGAG GTAGCTCTAGGTCAGTGTAATGAGCTACTAGGGGCCAATCCAGAGGCAGAAGGATTACTTCAGGGCAAACACAGCACCAAGGGGCTAGGCAAGATGGCTCCCAGTCCTACGTGCGCCATCACCTT GAATGGGAGTACAGTGCCCTTAGGACCAGCAAGTGACACAGGAATTCTGAATCCAGAGGGTTATACCCTCAACTACAACGAATTTATTGTCTATAACCCCAACCAGGTCCATATGCGATACCTTCTAAAGGTTCGATTTAATTTCCTGCAGCTGTGGTGA
- the PARP2 gene encoding poly [ADP-ribose] polymerase 2 isoform X2 yields MTGRKTSKAHVYCEGNDIYDVMLNQTNLQFNNNKYYLIQLLEDDAQRNFCVWMRWGRVGKMGQHSLVACSGDLNKAKEIFQKKFLDKTKNNWEDREKFEKVPGKYDMLQMDYTTNTQSEEETNKGESLKSQLKPESQLDLRVQELIKLICNVQAMEEMMVEMKYDTKKAPLGKLTVAQIKAGYQSLKKIEDCIRAGQHGRALMEACNEFYTRIPHDFGLRTPPLIRTEKELSDKVQLLEALGDIEIAIKLVRTELQSPEHPLDQHYRKLHCALHPLDHESYEFKVISQYLQSTHAPTHSDYTMTLLDVFEVEKEGEKEAFREDLHNRMLLWHGSRLSNWVGILSHGLRIAPPEAPITGYMFGKGIYFADMSSKSANYCFATRLKDTGLLLLSEVALGQCNELLGANPEAEGLLQGKHSTKGLGKMAPSPTCAITLNGSTVPLGPASDTGILNPEGYTLNYNEFIVYNPNQVHMRYLLKVRFNFLQLW; encoded by the exons ATGACGGGACGGAAAACAAGCAAG gCCCATGTATACTGTGAAGGAAATGATATCTATGATGTCATGCTAAATCAG ACCAATCTCCAGTTCAACAACAACAAGTATTATCTGATCCAGCTGTTAGAAGATGATGCACAGAGGAACTTCTGTGTTTGGATGAGATGGGGCCGAG TTGGAAAAATGGGGCAGCACAGCTTGGTGGCTTGTTCTGGGGACCTCAACAAGGCCAAGGAAATCTTTCAAAAGAA ATTCcttgacaaaacaaaaaataattgggAGGATCGTGAGAAGTTTGAGAAGGTGCCTGGAAAATATGATATGCTACAAATGGACTATACCACCAATACTCAG agTGAAGAGGAAACAAATAAAGGTGAATCTCTCAAATCCCAGTTGAAACCAGAGTCACAGCTAGATCTTCGTGTACAGGAGCTGATAAAGTTGATCTGTAATGTCCAGGCCATGGAAGAGATGATGGTAGAAATGAAATATGATACCAAGAAAGCCCCACTTG GGAAGCTGACAGTGGCACAAATCAAGGCAGGTTACCAGTCTCTTAAGAAGATTGAGGATTGTATTCGGGCTGGCCAGCATGGACGAGCTCTCATGGAAGCATGCAATGAATTCTACACCAGAATACCACATGACTTTGG ACTCCGTACCCCTCCATTAATCCGGACAGAGAAAGAGTTGTCAGACAAAGTACAGCTACTAGAG GCTTTGGGAGACATTGAAATTGCCATTAAACTGGTGAGGACAGAACTGCAGAGCCCAGAACACCCACTGGACCAACACTATAGAAAACTACATTGTGCTTTGCACCCTTTAGACCATGAGAGTTATGAGTTCAAA GTGATTTCCCAGTACCTGCAGTCTACGCATGCTCCCACACACAGTGACTATACCATGACCTTGCTGGATGTATTTGAAGTAGAGAAGGAGGGTGAGAAAGAAGCCTTCAGAGAGGACCTTCATAACAG GATGCTGCTATGGCATGGTTCCAGGCTGAGTAACTGGGTGGGAATCCTGAGCCACGGGCTTCGAATCGCCCCACCTGAGGCTCCCATCACAGGTTACATG TTTGGAAAAGGAATCTACTTTGCTGACATGTCTTCCAAGAGTGCCAATTACTGCTTTGCCACTCGCCTAAAGGATACTGGACTGCTGCTCCTGTCAGAG GTAGCTCTAGGTCAGTGTAATGAGCTACTAGGGGCCAATCCAGAGGCAGAAGGATTACTTCAGGGCAAACACAGCACCAAGGGGCTAGGCAAGATGGCTCCCAGTCCTACGTGCGCCATCACCTT GAATGGGAGTACAGTGCCCTTAGGACCAGCAAGTGACACAGGAATTCTGAATCCAGAGGGTTATACCCTCAACTACAACGAATTTATTGTCTATAACCCCAACCAGGTCCATATGCGATACCTTCTAAAGGTTCGATTTAATTTCCTGCAGCTGTGGTGA